One Spea bombifrons isolate aSpeBom1 chromosome 1, aSpeBom1.2.pri, whole genome shotgun sequence DNA window includes the following coding sequences:
- the LOC128501892 gene encoding E1A-binding protein p400-like isoform X2: MPHGNSSQDTQPQPPKPTSGNDGDQQRSQKATPQSPAPTFAPAVSSPGPQSPGYQIQQLIMSRNPVPGQNVNITLQNVGPVVAGNQQITLTPLPLPNPASPGFQFSSQTRRFEHGSPSYIQVTSPISQQVQTQSPTQPTAVPIQALQGVRATTAGTSLGMCSQSPTRGFVDAGLIVRQLSLGPSASGHFVFQEGTGITQIAQGAQVHLPSGTSTPIQARTLLHSNSQTVGSVQFGSQSPVTTGASHITTTNLPPQISSIIQGQLIQQQQVLHSQQLGRTISFDRTSGGMIAGVAGTSTFGIASQPAPTSPSRAAGPAPSSLPLASIVKKQSKKLEEIPPATQEDARMRKQCLDHHHKTLKALKENFKDYMIELFFLQYFQGNMMDFLAFKKKPTIQLQNYLRQNDLDAEVEEEEGDKSSLHLTQTQDPPESPVSENTISMETQASSMQRETPIDAALKPLQDSSESTSHHLKVTLGIPQTPPTQSKTVGMPSSETTVAPPNHRQSDPTKVSTMPNSTSLHSPSRTQSQKMPITFVPNTLHPTQQQQPPVTDAQIKGKTQTSSIPVAQSAQNQMSQQSQVMMLDQPLKPQQGSDPASLYAAPSSPATPASASDSIPPAVSPKRILSPGASRSPRSTESQPQDNMALISEDVQQEVPVPKPLEQESHIHQRIAELRKEGLWSLRRLPKLQEASRPKSHWDYLLEEMQWMAADFAQERMWKVASAKKLVRTAARYWQEKQQNDARAKKENEERLRRIAWFAAREIQHFWYNIEQVVEIKLQVDLQTKRKKVFCTQRGTLKGEDKAEILVKGDESSGPSSSQTIKKADTPKAENDDGVQKQLVLIDSLLNIEGGVNMEQRKNSRDIAEVAAAAELLLPRGSSRITCTVKSSPPPLLHGSLREYQQIGLDWLAKQFKKNLNGILADETGLGKNVQVIALMAHLASKEGVWGPHLIVVRSCKLLKWELEFKRWCPALKLLLYFGSQRELRRKRQKWDEPNYFNVCITSYKQLFKGHKAFMKMRWKYLVMDEVHQIKNMTEKHWEAIFKLPSQRRLLLRDTPLPHTWKELWTMVHFLIPGLSRPYLDFPVKENRDQDQEYKHTISIRLHRTAQPFILRRSKRDVERQLTKKSEHVLKCQLSNRQRTLYEDVMMQPGTQDALKGGHFVSVLHVLMQLQKICNHPELVDPRPERSSYVCEALKYQTASLILRALEYDPWKNADLSMFDFLGMENKMTRYEAQVLPKQKVSRKLIQEIYSSPDPAPRPSKVQLKPSRLFEPVLYGQKPEGRMVAFPSSPATRTVTTTTSTGTQQGQVKRSQATTPAAPQGTKVPSTTQVQIGGSRPPATFTTAAPVRQMNQPHSQTPLHAVQPNVPSQRLVLSSQARLPSGEVVKIAQLAAGGGTQGRIAQPETPVTLQFQGNKFTLSQSQLRQLTAGQPLQLQGNVLQIVSAPGQYLRPQGSIVLPTMPQGTAANAVRSQQVAAPNSSAAPPAAAMAGKNTQTPTAAADQGTKPASNMTGTAQESTEDKLRIVKERLDSIFAYNELRCARAPLYGADLLSLCTLNATAPRVPNGKRHWSWSGSVNCRASSCSPEGSSDPLRHLILSPSQQKAALESLAKRSLCVVPAAVSAPPAMMVPHPPPSYTHNIKLLSQSLKEQVAPSIRDLRERTSPYCVQFPDVRLVQLDSGKLEALVILLKKLKSEGRRILLFSQMLHMLDILEVFLDFHSITFLRMDENANSDQCQDLIKSYNRDPRIFCMVLSTHVYAMSVPHIEADTVIFYDSDLNPVVDGKTQSWCDLIGRSKDIHVYRLVTANSVEEKLLRNGTKDLIREVAAQGSDYTLAFLTQQTIQELFEVCSPLEDSGFRVKAEEFVLLSQEPSPSDTITAKTAKPFVEALGRIERGTEEAAEHIQEDGPQPNAGICPSDDCELNDNLESSHLQELADLMKQLTPIEKYALHYLELSHIRNSDVHLGYIEEQLKAATQQWDSQHLRGLKEREKKMEYETEENEELLTYTREDAYNMDFIYDGPDGQTEIMPVWTPPTPPQDENDIYIDSVMCLMYDTSPIPESKLPPVYVRKERKRHRTDPAAAGRKKKLRHGESVAPPRSLFDRAAPNPLKVRKEGKEQKKNILLKQQTQFAKPLPTLIKPVMETGPDNPEWLISEDWALLQAVKQLLELPLNLAVVSPAHTPNWDLVSDVVNSCSRIYRSSKQCKSRYENVIIPREEGKLLYDASPKKKSENPFKNKPLRTSQIYTQDEGMSHSQLFTTRFELMKMTAGKRSPPIKPLLGMNPFQKNPKHASVLAESGINYDKPLPPIQVASLRADRIAKEKKALVDQVRAQQQSGPVTQQPQQNGQQPAQSTSVQPAQVQAQTPAGTQQQVVVQQQPATKGPNIVTTTMPNPPLLTNTIKTAVPGTSISTGTVSGNMIVNTVSGVTPATFQPINKRLVSPVVTGTVSTAGTATTQIVQQRTAGPPSAPTEIVTIATSQGVRAVTPVTGGTVVSTNLASVPSQARAIVTQVTTASTGGVQLAGKTITPAQFQLLRQQTAQVQVPQIQAQTQSPGQLKAVTKISSEHLLKLQKSKVQTGALTGTTAQVQVQPQQAQQLATVTASRAGAVLAGTTMTNLQVARLLQAQGQIQAQPGQTAQVALAKPPVVSAVVSSGGVTTLPVTVAGISVSINQPQKVAGGQTVMAQPLHVQPLLKLKQHHTTQSQQQQKTLQTQATLGQQKPYLSLQITTPQVSSASQQQKVTYTNQPAIKTQFLTTSLSQAQKAAATQQVQAQIQVAKLPQVVQQQATIATLQQVVSASQQVQPQTVTLTQATAAGQQQVQVIPAGSAAAQVVHQKLLQQQVLAAAAAASPQIQAPVGQSPAQASGTPDAQSQQAKLQVRPPTVRIKAPTKPS; this comes from the exons ATGCCCCATGGTAACAGTTCCCAAGATACACAACCCCAGCCCCCCAAGCCCACCTCAGGAAATGATGGGGATCAACAAAGAAGTCAAAAGGCTACTCCTCAATCGCCTGCTCCAACATTTGCACCAGCAGTCAGTTCACCCGGACCTCAGTCACCCGGTTACCAAATACAACAACTAATAATGAGCCGGAATCCAGTGCCTGGTCAGAATGTAAATATCACATTACAGAATGTGGGGCCGGTGGTGGCAGGAAATCAGCAGATAACTCTTACTCCACTGCCTCTCCCTAATCCTGCATCCCCAGGGTTCCAATTCAGCTCCCAAACAAGAAGGTTTGAGCATGGCTCTCCGTCCTATATCCAGGTTACCTCCCCTATATCTCAACAGGTCCAGACCCAAAGCCCTACTCAACCCACCGCTGTGCCAATTCAAGCATTACAAGGTGTTAGGGCAACAACTGCTGGAACCAGTTTGGGAATGTGCAGCCAAAGCCCCACACGTGGATTTGTAGATGCTGGTTTGATTGTTAGGCAGCTCAGTCTTGGTCCTTCCGCTTCCGGACACTTTGTATTTCAGGAGGGAACCGGAATTACCCAGATTGCACAGGGGGCACAAGTACATCTTCCTTCTGGAACTTCCACGCCTATCCAAGCAcgtactctgttacactccaaTTCACAGACTGTTGGCTCTGTACAGTTTGGATCACAGAGCCCCGTGACAACTGGAGCAAGCCACATAACAACTACCAATCTACCCCCACAGATAAGCAGTATTATCCAAGGTCAGTTAATCCAGCAGCAGCAGGTGCTTCATAGCCAACAGCTAGGCAGGACTATCAGCTTTGATAGGACTTCTGGAGGCATGATAGCTGGAGTGGCTGGGACCTCAACATTTGGGATAGCCTCACAACCTGCTCCAACAAGTCCATCGCGAGCAGCTGGACCAGCGCCCTCTAGTCTTCCTCTTGCCTCAATTGTAAAAAAGCAAAGTAAAAAACTTGAGGAGATTCCTCCAGCAACCCAGGAAGATGCTCGAATGAGGAAGCAATGTTTGGATCATCACCATAAAACATTGAAGGCCCTGAAGGAGAACTTCAAAGACTATATGATTGAACTATTCTTTCTACAATACTTTCAAGGGAACATGATGGATTTTTTGGCTTTCAAAAAGAAACCTACTATACAGCTACAGAACTATCTCAGGCAAAATGACTTGGATGCAGAAGTAGAAGAGGAAGAAGGGGACAAGAGCTCTCTTCATCTTACTCAG ACTCAAGATCCTCCTGAAAGTCCAGTGTCAGAGAATACTATTTCCATGGAAACCCAAGCCTCCAGTATGCAAAGGGAAACTCCTATTG ATGCAGCTCTAAAGCCATTGCAGGATTCAAGCGAATCTACTTCCCATCATCTAAAAGTGACACTTGGAATTCCTCAGACCCCACCAACACAGAGTAAAACTG TTGGCATGCCTTCCTCTGAGACAACAGTGGCTCCTCCAAATCACAGGCAAAGCGACCCCACCAAGGTTTCTACAATGCCTAATTCAACCAGCCTGCATTCTCCGAGCAGAACACAGTCCCAGAAAATGCCCATTACTTTTGTCCCCAACACTTTGCATCCtacgcagcagcagcagccaccAGTCACGGACGCTCAAATCAAGGGAAAAACACAAACTTCCAGCATTCCTGTTGCACAATCTGCTCAAAACCAAATGTCTCAGCAGTCTCAGGTCATGATGCTTGACCAGCCTTTAAAACCCCAACAG GGTTCGGATCCTGCGTCTTTGTATGCTGCTCCTTCGTCACCTGCTACGCCAGCCAGCGCTTCAGACTCTATACCCCCTGCTGTCTCTCCTAAAAGGATATTATCCCCTGGTGCCAGCAGGTCACCTCGCTCTACAGAATCTCAACCTCAGGACAATATGGCACTGATTTCAGAGGATGTCCAACAAGAAGTCCCTGTGCCTAAACCACTAGAGCAG GAGAGTCACATCCATCAACGCATCGCAGAGTTAAGGAAGGAAGGTTTATGGTCCCTGAGGAGGCTGCCCAAACTGCAGGAAGCCTCCAGACCAAAATCTCACTGGGATTACCTGCTGGAAGAGATGCAATGGATGGCTGCAGACTTTGCCCAGGAGAGGATGTGGAAAGTTGCCAGTGCTAAGAAG ctgGTCAGGACCGCTGCACGATATTGGCAGGAGAAACAACAGAATGATGCTAGAGCCAAGAAGGAGAATGAAGAGCGACTGAGACGTATTGCATGGTTTGCAGCTCGAGAAATACAGCATTTTTGGTACAACATTGAACAA GTGGTGGAGATAAAGCTACAGGTGGACTTGCAGACAAAGAGGAAGAAAGTCTTCTGCACCCAGAGAGGAACACTGAAAG gtGAAGACAAGGCAGAAATATTGGTGAAAGGTGATGAAAGTTCG GGCCCTTCTAGTTCGCAAACCATCAAAAAAGCAGACACACCTAAAGCTGAAAATGATG ATGGTGTACAGAAGCAACTGGTTTTGATTGATTCCCTACTCAACATCGAAGGTGGTGTTAATATGGAACAACGGAAGAACAGCCGAGACATTGCAGAGgtggcagctgctgcagaactctTACTGCCCAGGGGCAGCTCGCGTATCACATGCACA GTGAAATCAAGCCCTCCACCCCTCCTTCATGGAAGCCTTCGAGAGTATCAGCAGATTGGGTTAGATTGGTTAGCAAAGCAATTCAAGAAGAACCTTAATGGGATTCTAGCTGATGAAACTGGGCTTGGGAAGAATGTACAGGTTATTGCTCTAATGGCTCATCTTGCCAGCAAAGAAG GAGTTTGGGGTCCACACTTGATTGTTGTGCGCAGCTGCAAGCTACTTAAGTGGGAGCTGGAGTTCAAACGTTGGTGTCCAGCTCTGAAGCTTCTCCTGTATTTTGGAAGCCAAAGAGAACTCAGGCGAAAGCGACAG AAATGGGATGAGCCAAATTACTTCAATGTCTGCATCACCTCCTACAAGCAGCTGTTCAAAGGCCACAAAGCATTCATGAAGATGAGGTGGAAGTACTTAGTCATGGATGAAGTCCACCAGATCAAAAACATGACCGAGAAACATTGGGAAGCCATCTTTAAGCTCCCAAG CCAGCGGAGACTTCTTCTCAGGGACACCCCTTTGCCAcacacatggaaagagttgtGGACCATGGTACACTTCCTTATTCCAGGCTTGTCCCGGCCATACCTGGATTTCCCCGTGAAAGAAAACCGCGACCAGGACCAAGAATACAAACATACTATTTCTATAAGACTACACAGG acagcacagccatttATATTGCGGCGGTCCAAGAGAGATGTAGAAAGACAGCTGACTAAGAAATCTGAACATGTGTTGAAGTGTCAGCTTTCAAACCGTCAGAGGACCTTGTATGAGGATGTTATGATGCAACCCGG GACTCAGGATGCTCTGAAAGGAGGTCATTTTGTTAGTGTATTACATGTCTTGATGCAATTGCAGAAAATTTGCAACCATCCTGAATTAGTGGATCCACGTCCTGAGCGTTCCTCATATGTGTGCGAAGCTCTAAAGTATCAGACTGCTTCTCTCATACTAAGAGCACTGGAGTATGATCCCTGGAAg aaTGCTGACCTATCTATGTTTGATTTTCTTgggatggaaaataaaatgacacgTTATGAGGCCCAAGTCCTCCCTAAACAAAAAGTGTCCAGGAAACTGATTCAGGAAATCTACAGCTCACCTGATCCTGCTCCTAGGCCCAGCAAGGTCCAATTAAAACCCAGCAG GTTGTTTGAGCCTGTTTTATATGGCCAGAAACCAGAAGGGCGAATGGTCGCTTTCCCAAGTTCTCCAGCAACGCGCACTGTGACCACAACAACATCCACCGGAACACAGCAGGGACAAGTCAAGCGGTCACAAGCCACCACACCTGCTGCACCGCAAGGGaccaaag TGCCTTCCACCACACAAGTCCAAATAGGAGGTAGCAGACCTCCAGCCACCTTCACCACAGCTGCTCCAGTGAGACAAATGAATCAGCCACATTCCCAGACTCCTCTACATGCGGTCCAGCCGAATGTTCCATCTCAAAGGCTGGTGCTCAGCTCACAGGCTCGGCTTCCAA GTGGTGAGGTGGTAAAAATAGCCCAGCTGGCAGCTGGTGGTGGAACCCAGGGGCGTATAGCACAGCCTGAGACGCCGGTTACCCTGCAGTTCCAGGGGAACAAATTCACCTTGTCCCAGAGCCAGCTGCGTCAGCTCACGGCAGGACAGCCACTGCAGCTGCAAG GTAACGTTTTGCAGATTGTTTCTGCTCCAGGACAGTACCTTCGCCCACAAGGCTCCATTGTTCTTCCGACCATGCCGCAGGGTACAGCTGCCAATGCAGTGAGAAGCCAACAAGTCGCAGCCCCTAACTCTAGTGCAGCGCCGCCAGCAG ctGCTATGGCAGGGAAGAACACGCAAACTCCCACTGCAGCAGCAGATCAAGGGACAAAACCTGCTTCCAATATGACTGGCACTGCTCAG GAGTCAACAGAAGATAAGCTACGAATTGTGAAGGAACGCCTGGACAGTATTTTTGCCTATAACGAACTACGCTGTGCAAGGGCTCCGTTGTATGGAGCCGATTTGCTATCATTATGCACCCTGAATGCTACTGCTCCTCGAGTTCCAAATGGAAAGAGACACTGGAGCTGGTCTGGTTCTGTGAACTGTCGAGCGTCGTCCTGCTCTCCAGAGGGCTCCAGTGATCCACTGAGACACCTCATCTTATCTCCCAGCCAGCAGAAAGCTGCCTTGGAGTCTCTCGCTAAGAG ATCACTGTGTGTGGTTCCAGCTGCAGTCTCTGCTCCTCCAGCTATGATGGTCCCGCATCCTCCTCCTTCCTACACCCACAATATCAAGCTTTTGAGTCAGAGTCTCAAGGAGCAGGTGGCCCCATCTATCCGGGACCTGCGGGAGAGAACATCCCCTTACTGCGTGCAATTCCCTGATGTACGACTAGTGCAGCTAGATTCGG GGAAGCTTGAAGCTTTGGTAATCCTCCTCAAGAAACTGAAGTCCGAGGGCCGACGCATTCTCCTTTTCTCCCAGATGCTGCACATGCTGGATATATTGGAGGTCTTCCTGGACTTTCACTCCATTACTTTCCTTCGAATGGATGAGAATGCCAACTCTGACCAATGCCAG GACCTGATAAAGAGTTATAACAGAGACCCACGAATCTTCTGCATGGTGCTCTCCACTCATGTCTATGCTATGTCTGTACCTCACATAGAAGCAGATACAGTGATTTTCTATGACAGTGATTTAAACCCTGTGGTGGATGGAAAAACACAATCTTGGTGTGACCTCATAGGAAGGTCAAAAGATATTCATGTATACAG ACTGGTGACTGCAAACTCGGTAGAAGAGAAACTTTTAAGGAACGGCACCAAGGACCTTATCAGAGAAGTAGCTGCTCAGGGTAGTGACTATACCTTGGCTTTCTTAACACAG CAAACTATCCAGGAATTATTTGAAGTATGTTCTCCTTTGGAAGATTCTGGGTTCCGGGTTAAAGCTGAAGAGTTTGTGCTGCTCTCCCAAGAACCATCCCCTTCTGATACAATAACGGCCAAGACTGCAAAACCATTTGTGGaa GCCTTAGGTAGAATAGAGCGTGGGACAGAGGAAGCTGCAGAACATATCCAGGAAGATGGTCCCCAACCTAATGCTGGTATCTGCCCATCAGATGACTGTGAGCTGAATGATAACCTTGAGTCTTCCCATTTACAAGAGCTGGCTGACCTTATGAAGCAG CTAACTCCAATAGAGAAGTATGCTCTGCATTATCTGGAACTGTCCCATATCAGAAACAGTGATGTCCACCTGGGGTATATTGAG GAGCAACTGAAGGCAGCTACGCAGCAATGGGACTCACAGCACCTTCGAGGACTTAAAGAACGAGAAAAAAAGATGGAATATGAGacagaggaaaatgaagagTTACTGACCTATACTCGCGAGGATGCATACAACATG GACTTTATTTATGATGGGCCGGATGGGCAGACGGAAATAATGCCG GTCTGGACCCCACCAACCCCACCACAAGATGAAAATGACATTTACATTGATTCTGTTATGTGTTTGATGTATGATACTAGCCCCATACCCGAGTCCAAACTTCCCCCAGTGTATGTCAGAAAGGAGCGAAAACGACACAGGACAGATCCGGCGG CTGCAGGGCGGAAAAAGAAACTACGCCATGGAGAATCTGTGGCACCTCCCCGCTCCCTCTTTGACAGAGCCGCACCTAACCCACTTAAAGTGCGCAAAGAAGGCAAGGAGCAGAAAAAGAACATCCTTCTGAAGCAGCAAACTCAGTTTGCCAAACCTCTACCAACACTGATTAAGCCTGTTATGGAAACTGGTCCTGATAACCCGGAATGGCTGATAAGTGAGGACTGGGCTCTGTTGCAG gCTGTGAAGCAACTCCTGGAGCTACCGCTGAACCTTGCAGTCGTATCGCCGGCTCATACGCCTAACTGGGATCTGGTGAGCGACGTGGTGAACTCTTGTAGCCGGATCTACCGATCGTCCAAGCAGTGTAAAAGTCGTTATGAAAATGTCATTATTCCAAGAGAGGAAGGAAAG TTGCTGTATGACGCCAGCCCAAAGAAGAAATCTGAAAACCCTTTTAAG AATAAGCCTCTCCGGACTAGTCAGATTTATACACAAGATGAAGGAATGTCCCATAGCCAGTTATTCACCACCCGCTTCGAACTGATGAAAATGACGGCTGGAAAGCGAAGTCCACCCATCAAACCACT TCTTGGCATGAATCCATTCCAGAAGAACCCCAAGCATGCATCGGTTCTAGCTGAAAG TGGCATCAACTATGACAAACCCCTGCCCCCTATCCAGGTGGCTTCCCTTCGAGCAGACCGAATCGCCAAGGAAAAGAAG GCTTTGGTTGACCAGGTTCGTGCCCAGCAGCAATCTGGCCCAGTAACCCAGCAACCTCAGCAAAATGGACAACAACCAGCGCAATCAACATCTGTGCAGCCCGCACAAGTTCAGGCCCAGACCCCAGCGGGAACACAGCAGCAGGTCGTGGTACAGCAGCAACCAGCCACCAAGGGGCCCAACATAGTCACAACCACCATGCCCAACCCTCCACTCCTG ACTAACACTATCAAGACTGCAGTGCCTGGGACTAGCATATCTACAG GGACTGTCAGCGGGAATATGATTGTAAACACGGTGTCCGGGGTGACTCCCGCAACCTTTCAGCCAATTAACAAGCGCCTGGTGTCTCCAGTTGTAACTGGTACAGTTTCA actgctggaacaGCTACAACACAAATTGTGCAGCAGAGGACGGCGGGGCCACCAAGTGCACCCACTGAGATCGTCACCATAGCGACCAGTCAAGGGGTCCGTGCGGTTACACCGGTAACTGGAGGGACCGTCGTCTCAACCAATCTTGCTTCTGTCCCAAGCCAGGCCAGAGCAATAGTGACACAGGTGACGACAG CATCCACTGGTGGGGTTCAGCTGGCGGGTAAAACCATAACCCCAGCCCAGTTCCAGCTGCTCAGGCAACAGACAGCCCAAGTACAGGTTCCTCAGATCCAGGCACAAACACAGTCTCCAGGGCAGTTAAAGGCAGTGACTAAGATCTCATCA GAGCACTTACTGAAGTTACAGAAATCGAAGGTTCAAACAGGAGCTCTGACGGGCACCACAGCACAAGTACAGGTCCAGCCGCAGCAAGCTCAGCAACTTGCGACTGTTACAGCATCCCGCGCGGGAGCTGTCCTTGCTGGCACAACAATGACAAATCTTCAAGTGGCTCGGCTG CTGCAAGCTCAAGGACAGATCCAAGCTCAGCCAGGGCAAACTGCACAAGTAGCCCTGGCAAAGCCGCCGGTGGTGTCAGCTGTGGTCTCTTCTGGAGGAGTTACCACTCTGCCAGTTACTGTAGCTGGGATCAGTGTTTCTATCAACCAGCCACAGAAAGTAGCAG GTGGACAGACGGTTATGGCACAGCCATTGCATGTACAGCCGCTGCTTAAACTGAAACAACATCATACTACCCAGTCTCAACAGCAGCAGAAAACTCTCCAAACCCAGGCTACTCTGGGGCAACAAAAG CCTTACCTTTCCCTTCAGATAACCACACCACAGGTTTCCTCTGCATCTCAGCAGCAAAAGGTCACCTATACCAACCAGCCAGCTATTAAAACACAGTTCTTAACAACATCCTTAAGCCAGGCACAGAAGGCAGCTGCGACTCAGCAAGTGCAAGCTCAGATACAG gttGCAAAACTTCCTCAGGTGGTCCAGCAGCAAGCAACAATAGCAACACTCCAGCAAGTGGTGTCTGCCTCTCAGCAG GTTCAGCCACAAACTGTCACCTTGACTCAAGCAACGGCTGCAGGACAACAGCAGGTTCAGGTGATACCGGCCGGTTCAGCAGCAGCCCAAGTTGTCCATCAGAAGCTGCTCCAGCAGCAAGTGttggcggcggcagcagcggcttCTCCACAGATCCAGGCCCCTGTCGGTCAGAGTCCAGCACAAGCATCGGGCACCCCAGATGCACAAAGTCAGCAGGCGAAGCTGCAAGTCCGACCTCCAACTGTCAGGATCAAAGCTCCCACTAAACCCAGCTGA